One Longimicrobium sp. genomic window carries:
- a CDS encoding DUF433 domain-containing protein: protein MAGETFVHNHPEIMSGAPVFIGTRVPVQALFDCLEEGGAINEFLGSFPTVTREQAVGFLSETTSRAAR, encoded by the coding sequence ATGGCCGGCGAAACATTCGTGCATAACCACCCGGAAATCATGAGCGGCGCGCCGGTGTTCATCGGCACCCGGGTTCCGGTCCAGGCGTTGTTCGATTGCCTCGAAGAAGGCGGTGCGATCAACGAGTTTCTGGGCAGCTTTCCTACCGTCACTCGTGAACAGGCAGTCGGCTTCCTCAGCGAAACCACGTCGCGTGCGGCTCGCTGA
- a CDS encoding VOC family protein produces the protein MSASHKPEGYSTVSPYLIVDGASETIEFVVRVFDGVALRRFADESGKLVHAEVRIDDTVVMVADAVQGWPPVPSHVHVYVTDVDATYRRALEAGASSVQEPVQRDDPDKRGGVKDAAGTTWWIATKVD, from the coding sequence ATGAGCGCATCCCACAAGCCCGAGGGCTACAGCACGGTTTCGCCGTACCTGATCGTCGATGGCGCGAGCGAGACCATCGAGTTCGTCGTCCGCGTTTTCGATGGCGTCGCGCTGCGCCGGTTCGCGGACGAATCCGGCAAGCTGGTCCACGCCGAGGTGCGCATCGACGACACGGTGGTGATGGTAGCGGATGCCGTGCAGGGGTGGCCGCCGGTGCCGTCGCACGTGCACGTCTACGTGACGGACGTGGATGCGACGTATCGGCGGGCGCTGGAAGCTGGCGCATCGTCCGTCCAGGAGCCGGTGCAGCGGGACGATCCCGACAAGCGCGGCGGAGTGAAGGACGCCGCCGGCACCACGTGGTGGATCGCCACCAAGGTGGACTGA